The following DNA comes from Ornithinimicrobium avium.
CGCCTGCTCCGCGTCCACGCCGGGCATCTCCCCGACCGTCAGGTAGGGGCGCCCGAGGTCGGCGAAGACCTGCCCGTGCATCTCCTGCAGGTAGTCGTGCACGCGCGGACCGGTGCTGACCAGCGGGAACGCCTGGCCCCACAGGTCGCCGAGCTTCTTGTCGCCGTCGGGCAGCCCGTCCGGCTTGTCGATGAGGTTGATGACGTCCATCCGGAAGCCGTCCACCCCCCGGGCGAGCCACCAGCGCATCATCGCGTAGACGGCGGCGCGCACGTCCGGGTTGCTCCACACCAGGTCGGGCTGCTTGCGGCTGAAGAGATGCAGGTAGTACTCCCCCGTCGCCTCGTCCCACTCCCAGGCCGAGCCGGAGAAGAACGAGCCCCAGTTGTTGGGCTCCGCGCCGGCCTCGCCGCCCACGTGGCCCTTGCGCGGCGGCCGCCACCAGTACCAGTCGCGGTGCTCGCTGTCTCGCGAGGAGCGCGAGTCGACGAACCACGCGTGCTCGTCGGAGGTGTGGTTGACGACGAGGTCCATGACCAGCCGGATGCCGGCGTCGTGCGCCCGCGCGATCAGCTCGTCGACGTCCTCGAGGGTGCCGAAGAGCGGGTCGATCCCGCGGTAGTCGCTGATGTCGTAGCCGTTGTCGTCCTGCGGCGAGCAGTAGACCGGGCTGAGCCACAGCACGTCGACGCCGAGCCGCTCGAGGTGGCCGAGCCGCTCGATGACGCCGCGGATGTCGCCGACCCCGTCCCCGTCGCTGTCGGCGAAGCTGCGGGGATAGACCTGGTAGACGACGACGCCCTTCCACCAGTCCCTGGGCAGGTCCTCGGTCAGCATCCTTGCAGGGTATGACGTGCCCGCCCGCCCCGCACGCCAGTCACCCGTAGCTGGCGAGCGCCCAGGCGGCCCACTCCTGCTCCAGGCCCTCCAGCGTCATCCCGGTGAGGCGGCCGAGCAGCGCGTCCGCGTCCGAGGTGTCCACCCACCCGTCGACCTGGGTCAGCCCCACGCCGGCGTCGCGGGCGGTCTCGAAGCCGAAGCGCTGCTCCAGGAACGTGAAGACCATCGCCGAGGAGGCGTAGGCGAGATCACCGGCCTCGGGAGAGTCGTAGTAGTAGTCGTCGAAGGAGTCGGGAAGCTCCAGCGGCTGCCCGGAGGAGCCGGTCACCACCGCGCGGTAGGCGTCGTCGAGGACGTAGTCGCGGCGGAAGCCGTACCACTGCGCCAGGCCCTCCCACACCCACACCGGCGGCCGCACGCCCGGGGCACCGTCGACCACGGCGTGCACGCCCTCGTGCCGCATCAGCCCGAAGCCCCCCGGTGGGGTGCCGAAGGTCAGGTCGCCAGGGAGCAGGTCGAGGTCGAGCACGATCCGGTCGACGTGCTCGTCGCGGGAGTAGGTCACGCCGACCTCGCCCCGCTCCGGGCGCTCCGCCAGCCCGGCACTGGTCATCGCCACGCCGGCCGGGTCGACGGCGAGTTCCTGGTCATCGGTGATCGCGCGCAGGTCGTCGGCGTCGGCGAGCTGGACGACGAGCCGGTCGCGCGGACCCTCGTCGAAGTCGAGGAAGACGTTGGCCGTGGCGCTCTCCAGCCCGGGAAGGACGGCGGCCACGTCACTCTCGCGGCCCTGCGGGGCGAGCACGACGAGGTCGTCGGTGACCGTGACGGCAAGCGCCTGCAGGTCCCACAGCTGCGGGTGCCCGTCCTGCCGGTCCTGACCCGCCATCCGGGTGATCCGCGGCTCCCCGCCCGGCGGCCGCTGCACCGTCACCCGGTAGGTCTCCACCGCCGGCACCGGGTCGGCCCCGCTGATCTGGTGGGCGAGGACCAGCTGCACCACCGTGCCCTCGGGCGTGTCCGACGACACCACCGTCTCGGGCAGGATCTCACGCACGTCCATCGGCACCGCCTGCACTCCTCGGAACCAGCGTCGCTGCTGCTCGAGCAGGTCCTCGTCGCCGTCGAAGAAGGCGATCCACTCCTCCTCGTCGCCGGAGGTCAGCGCGCGGTCCAGCTCCGCGGCCAGGTCGGCGAGGTCCTCCCGGCCCAGCGGCACCAGGCCGCTGACCTTGCTGACGACCGGCTCCTCGGTCGGCTCCTTCCCGGTCGACCCCTCCGTGGTCGGCGCGGGACCGTCGGTGCGCAGGCCCTCGTCGACGGCGGCCGGGACCTGCGGGGCCGACCCGACCGCCTCCGGGGGCACGGTCGCCTCCGGGACACGGGCGGGCCAGTCGACGACCGTGCCGCAGCCGCCGAGGGTCAGTGCGAGGGCGAGCGGCAGCGCGAGGTGCGCCGTCCGGCGACGCCCCGTCACGCACCCCACCCGGGGTCGCGGCCGAGCATCGCGACCAGCCGGTCCAGCGGGTCCGTCGAGGTGGTCGGCACCGCCGGCCGGAACAGGCCGTCGATGCCCTGGCCGTGCCCGGTGCGGGGCCGTTCGTACTCCGTGGCCCGGTGCACCGCCTCCGCCACCGGCAGGTGCGGGAGCCCGAGTGCTGCCGCCAGGTCCCAGGCGTGCACGACGAGGTCGACGAGCATCTGGTCGGCGTACTCCCGCAGCGTGATCGGCCCCGACGACACCTCGATCTCGCGCAGCTCGTCCTCGGGCGCGACGTCGGCCCAGGCCAGGAGCGAGGTGGTCACGGCGTGGTGCCAGACGGCCACGGGGTCGTCGCCGAGGACGTCCCCGGCGTAGTCGTCCCCCACCTCCGCCAGCGACTCGCCGGCCAGCAGGCGCGGCGCCCAGAGGTGCTCGGCGGTGAGGTGGTTGACCAGGGCGCGCACGTCCCACCCCTCGCACGGCGTCGGTCGGCGCCACCGGTCGTCAGGAACGGCGCGGACGAGGTCGGTGACGCGGGCGGCGGCGGCCGGCAGGACCTGGAACGGGCGCGAGGTGTCGGGCATGGCCACAGCCTGCCACCCGGCACCGACGACCGGCCAGACCCGACCTGCCCGCACCCGACCCTGTCAGCACCTGGCCCTACCCTGACCGTCATGTGGATCCGCAACGTGCGCCCGTGGGGCGCTGAGCTCTCCGACCTCCGGGTCGAGGACGAGAGGATCGTCGAGGTGCGCCGTTCAGGGGCGACCGACGACCCCGGTGAGGCAGGCGCCGGAGCGGGCACACGCCATACCGACGACGTGGACGGACGCGGGCGACTGCTGCTCCCGTCCTTCGCCGACGTGCACGTGCACCTCGACTCGACCCGCCTGGGGCTGCCCTTCCGTCCGCACACCGGCGGACCGGGCGTGTGGACGATGATGCTCGACGACCGGGCCCACTGGCGGGAGGCAGAGGTCGGGATCGTCGAGCGCGTCGCGCACACCCTCGGCCTCATGGTGGCCCGGGGGACGACGCGCGTGCGCTCCTTCGCGCAGGTCGACGTCGACGCCGGGCTGGAGCGGCTCGAGGCCGTCCTCTCCGCCCGTGAGACCCACCGGGACCGCGCAGAGGTGCAGGTCATCGCCTTCCCGCAGGCCGGTCTGCTGCGTGAGGAGGGCTCGCCGCAGGTGCTCGAGGACGCGCTGCGCGCCGGCGCCGACGTCGTCGGCGGGATCGACCCGTGCACGCTCGACCGCGACCCCGTGCGCCACCTCGACATCGTGTTCGGCCTCGCGGAGCGGTATGGCGTGCCCGTCGACGTCCACCTGCACGAGCCGGGAGACCTGGGCCGCTTCTCGGCCGACCTGATCATCGAGCGGACCCTCGCGCTGGGGATGCAGGGCAACGTGCTGATCTCGCACGGCTACGGGCTGTGGGACGGGACCGAGAGCCAGACCCAGGACCTCGTCGAGCGGTTCGCCGAGGCCGACGTGGCGACCGCGACCGTCGCGCCGGGCGGGCGGGCGACGCTGCCGCTGGAGCTGATGGCCGAGCACGGCGTGCGCGTCGGGCTGGGCGAGGACGGGCAGCGGGACTACTGGTCGCCCTACGGCAACGCCGACATGCTCGACCGGACCTGGCAGCTGGCGTTCACCCACGGCTTCCGCCGCGACGAGCTCGTGGAGCATGCCCTGGCGGTGGCCTCGCGCGGCGGCGCCTCGGTCATGGACCGGTCGCTGCCCCGGCTGTCCGGGGTCGGCGACCGGCCCGGGCTGGCGGTCGGCGACCGGGCGGACCTGCTGCTCGTCGCCGGCGACACCCCGACGGCCGCGGTCATGGACCGGCTGCCGGACCGAACGGTGCTGCACCGGGGGCGGGTGGTCGCCGACCAGCTCCAGCTGGTCTAGCTGCGCTGACGCTGCCCGACCGCGCCGACCTGGGCGACGATCATCCGGGCGATGCTCTCCGGGTCCTGGACGACGTCGACGATCATCCCGCGCTCGTCCTTCTCGAGGTGCTCGAGCGTCTCGAGCTGGGAGTCGAGCAGCGAGGTCGGCATGAAGTGCCGCTCGCGCACGCTCATCCGTCCGGCGAGCAGCTCGTCGTCGCCGACGAGGTGGACGAAGTAGGTGCCGGGCCCGCCACGACGGAGCACGTCGCGGTAGGAGCGCTTCAGCGCCGAGCAGGTCAGGATCGTGTCCCTGTCACCGCGCTCGCGCTCGGCGGTCCAGTCGACGAGCGCCTCGAGCCAGGGCCAGCGGTCCTCGTCGTCGAGCGCCTCGCCGCGGCTCATCTTGTCGATGTTGGACTGCGGGTGCAGGTCGTCGCCCTCGCAGAAGTCCCATCGCAGCAGCTCCCGCAGGGCGGCGGCGATCGTGCTCTTGCCGGTGCCCGACACCCCCATCAGGACGAGGTGCAGGGGCCGTGGTCCGGGGTCGGGCACGGGAGGGGTCACGCGGGGCTCCTTCTCGGTGGGGCGGGGGTGGTCCAACCCTAGTGCTGGTCCCCCTGCGCAGATCCGGCTTGCCGCCTGTTGCCCACGCGCTCAGCGCTGCGGCCCGAGGTCCTCCACGACCCTGGCGACCAGCGAGCTCTGCGCGTCCACGACCCGGTCGGGCAGCGGGCGGTCCTCGGTCGCCGCCTGCGCGAAGAGCACCGACAGCTCGGTGCAGCCGAGGAGCACGGCGTCGGAGCCGGCCCCCAGCTCGTCCACCAGCGCGGCGAACTCCTCGGTCGGCACCGGCACGTCAGCCTTCACCCCGTCGTAGATCATGCTCATCACCCGCGGCTGGTCGGCCTCCCCGGGCACCCGCACGGTGGCGCCGCGCCGCTCCAGCGCGTCCTGGTAGAGCCGGCTCGCCAGCGTGCCGTCGGTCGCCAGGACCGTGACGGTGGGCCGCTCGCCGCCGCTCGCCCGGGCCACGGCCATCACCGCGTCGGCACCGACCTCGACGATGCTCAGCAGCGGCAGCGGCAGGTCCTCCTCGTCGAGGAAGGCGTGCGCGGTGTTGCACAGGATCACCGCACGGTCAGCGCCCAGCCGGGCCAGCAGCTGCAGGTCGCCCAGCAGGTAGGGCGTGGGGTCGGGCTGCGAGGGGTCGTTCAGCCGGGCCGTCCGGTCGGGGACGGTCGCGTGGTTGAGCACCACGGAGTCGATGTGCTCCTGGTCGGTGCGCGCCGGCGTCGCCCGCACCAGCGCGTCGAGGAAGGCCACGGTCGCGGCCGAGCCCATCCCGCCCAGCACGCCGAGCACCGGCCCTGCCCAGGTGCCGGGGAGCAGCGGCCGCTCCGCGCCCCCGCCCTGCGTCGCCGGGCTCACGAGGTCACCGGCCGACGGTAGTGGGTGGCGAAGTTCTTGGTGTAGAGCACGTCGTTCTTGAGCTGGGCGAGCACGCGCTCCCGGCCGCCGTCCACGGCATACCGCAGCGGTCGCAGCACCCGCCCGGACCGGCGGATGCGCGTCAGCCGCTCGCGCGTCGACGGGTCGGTGACGTAGCGGCGCAGGAGGGGCACCGGCACGATCGAGTAGAGCCAGTCGTCGGTCTCGGGGCCGGTCCGGACGTCGTCGAAGGGGTCGCGCCCCTCGACGTACTCCCGCACCAGCGGCGTGACGACCGGGTGTCCCGCGGCGGTGAGGTAGGCGTGCGAGCGCCCGAGCCGCGGGTTGAGCTCGAAGAAGTACTCCGTCCCGTCGCGCGGGTCGACCTTGATGTCGAAGTTGGCGTATCCGGTCCACCCGACGTGCTCCATCAGCCGCGCCGCCTCGGCCACCGCCGTCCCGCTGGTGCCGTGCACGACAGCGAGCGGGTTGCCGATCATGGCCGGGTCGTGGTCCTCGAGCAGGACGTGGCCGAGCCGTCCCCAGCGGACGCTTCCCTCCCGGTCGGAGTAGGTGGTGAGCACCCTCATCTGCTCGTCGCCGCCGGGGATGCGCTCCTGGACGACGAGGCCGCCGGCGTAGCCGGCCGCCGTCATCGTCCGCCGCAGGGCGAGCAGCTCCTCGAGGTCGGCGCAGTAGGCGACCTTCTGCTTGCCCTGGTAGAGCAGCGCGCCGAAGGCCACCGAGTCGCCGGCCTTGACCACGAACGGCGGGCGCAGGCCCTCGAGCAGCTGGGCCACCGCCTCCTCGGGCGCGTCGGCCGGCACCGCGCGGGTCACCGGGTGGGCGACGCCCAGCTCGGCGCACAGGGCGGCGAAGCCCTCCTTGTCGGAGAGGCGGTCGATGAGCGCGCCGGAGGGGTAGGGCACGACGAAGCGCTCGTCCAGCCGGTCGCGCAGCCCGGCGATGCGGTCCACCCATACGTCGACGGTGCCCAGCAGCAGGACGCGGTGGTCGGGGCGTTCGTCGGCGACCCGCCGCAGGCAGGCGAGCAGCTCCTCGTCCTCGTCCATGCCGGGGCAGCGGACGTTGTCGATGATCGCCGACCCCCGCACGGCGGACGGGACGCCGCGGGTGACCACGGTGGTGCGCACGCCCAGCTCGGCGTGGAAGGCCCGGGCCAGGGTGTAGGTCGCCAGCTCCCCGCCGAGCACGACCGGCACGAAGGGCACGGTCGAGGCGAAACGCGCGGACGGGTCGGGCAAGGACATGGCGCGAAGCGTACCGGCCGCGGCTGTCAGCCCGGCCCGTCCAGCCAGCTCTCCGCCTCGCTGCCCGCCACCAGCTCGGCCTCCCCGGACGTGAGCGAGGCGAGCAGGCCGGCAAGCTCGTCCCGCTCGGCCACGGGCACCTGGACCCGCAGGGTGACGTGCTCGCCGTACCGGACGTCGGGGACCGCGACACCACGCGCCCGGAGGTCGTGCTCGAGGCGGCCCGCCGTGGCGTGGGACACCCGGACGTCCACCTCCCCCACGCGCACGCGCGTGAGCACCCGGGCCTCGGCGAGCGCGGCGCGGACCGCGTCGGAGTAGGCCCGCACCAGTCCGCCCGTGCCCAGCAACGTCCCGCCGAACCACCGCGTGACGACCGCGACGACGTCGGTGAGGCCCGCACCGGTGAGCACCTCGAGCATGGGGGTACCCGCGGTCCCGGCCGGCTCGCCGTCGTCGTTGCTGCGGACGAGAGCACCCTCCGGCCCCAGCACGAACGCCGAGCAGTGGTGCCGCGCGTCCCAGTGCGTGACCCGCGCCTCCTCGACCACGGCCCTGGCGCCCGGCTCGTCCTCCGCACGGCGCAGCCAGCACTCGAACAGCGACCGCTTCTCCTCGATGCTCGCCACCACGGGCGCGGCGACGGTCCGGTAGGACGTGGGTCGGTGGGGCGCGGGGTCCATCCCGCGAGGGTATGCCGCCTCCCTACACTCGGGAGCATGCCCCGTCCGTCCCGGTTGTCCCCGTCAGCGTCCTTCCCCTTCTCCCTGGCCCTGCTCCTCGCGGCGCTGCTGGCGGCGCTGCTCGTGGTCCCCGCCGGGAGCGCGTCGGCGCACGACCAGCTGACCGGCACCGAGCCCACCGACGGCGCCACCGTGGAGCAGGCGCCCGGGCAGGTGGTGCTGACCTTCTCCGGCGAGGTCGCCGACGTGGGCGCCCAGGTGCTCGTCGCCGGCCCGGACGGGGAGACGGTGGGCGAGGGCGACCCGCAGGTGAGCGGCAGCGAGGTGACCCAGCAGCTCCGGTCCGACCTGCCCGCCGGTGCCTACGAGGTGACCTGGCGGGTCACCAGCCAGGACGGCCACCCGATCTCCGGGACGTTCGCCTTCGAGGCGACGGAGACGTCCGGGGCGACCAGCGAGGCGGGGAGCAGCGAGGCGGGGGCCAGCGACGCGCAGACGTCCGCGGCCGCGAGCAGCTCTGCCGCACCGACCACGACCGGCGCCGGCGCCGGCGACGACGCCGGCATCACGGCAGCTCCGGACTCCTCCGACGGGGCCGGCGGGCTGCCCGTGTGGGCCTGGGTCGTCGTGATCCTCGCGGCGCTCGGCCTGCTGGGCCTGCTGGCGCGCACCTGGACCCGCGGACGCGGGTGAGCGGACCGGGGCGGACCCGGGCGCACCACATACCTGCTGGTCGCGCGGGTCGATGGCGAGGGTGAGCCAGGTCTCATGTAGCCTAGGCACCACGAACATACACAATCCCCGGGCAGGCTCCGCGACCTGATTCGTCAGCCAGCGATGCCGCCCCGGCAGACACGATGCAAGGGGGTCACGCCATGGGGCGCGGCCGGGCCAAGGCAAAGCAGATCAAGGTGGCCAGGAAGCTGAAGTACTCAGCTCCGGACACCGACCTCACCGCCCTGGAGCGAGAGCTCCGCGGCGAACACGGCGACCACAGCTATGACAGCTCGCCGACGCACGACGACGGTGGTGACGACGAAGACGACCCCTACGCCGACTACTCCGCCTACGGCGCGGAGGACGAGGACGAGGGTTCCTGGCACTCGCGCGGCCACGGCTGACGTGGGGTCGACGGAGTCTTCCAGCGCCCCACCACCGCATCCCGAGCACCACCCGCTGACCCAGCTGTGGGTCCGCTACCGGCAGTACCGCGCCCGCGTGGTACTGGCGTTCGTGCTGTCCACGTGCCGCAAGGTCATGGACGTCATGCCCGAGCTGCTCATCGGTGCGGCGATCGACGTGGTCGTGCGTGGCTCGGACTCCTTCGTCGCCACGCTCCTGGGCATCGCCGACCGGCGCGACCAGATCCTCGCGCTGGCGGTGATCAACGCGGTCGTCTGGGTGCTGGAGTCGACCTTCGACTACCTCGCGGCGCTCACCTGGCGCAACCTCGCGCAGCAGGTCGAGCACGACCTGCGGCTGGAGGCCTACGGGCACGTCCAGGGTCTCGACATGGCCTGGCACGAGTCACGGGCCACCGGGACCACGCTCGCGGTGGTCAACGACGACGTCAACCAGCTCGAGCGCTTCCTGGACACCGGGGTGGACAAGCTCTGGCAGCTGGCGCTCAACGTCGTGCTGGTCGGCGCGGTGTTCGCGCTGAGCAGCTGGACGCTGACGCTGCTGGCGTTCGCGCCGATCCCGGTGATCATCGTGGGCTCGCTGTGGTTCCAGCGTCGCCTCGAGCCGAGGTATGCCGTGGTCCGCGCCGCCGTCGCCCGCATCAGCGGGCTGGTCTCGGCCAACCTCGGCGGCATGTCGACGATCAAGTCGTTCACCGCCGAGGAGCGCGAGCTGGAGCGGGTGCGGGAGGCCTCGGAGGCCTACCGGCTGGCCAACGCCGAGGCGATCCGGGCCTCGGCGGCGTTCGTCCCGCTGATCCGGATGGCGATCCTCGTCGGCTTCACGATGACGCTGCTCCTGGGCGGGTGGATGGCGCTGGACGGGCGGCTGGAGCTCGGCCTCTACTCGGTGCTGGTCTTCATGACGCAGCGGCTGCTGTGGCCGCTCACCCAGGTCGGCGAGGTGCTCGACCTCTACCAGCGGGCGATGGCCTCGGTGCGGCGGATCCTGGCGCTGCTGGACGAGCGGCCGGTGACCCTGCCGGGACAGCGCTCGCCGGCGTCGGTGTCCGGCCGGCTCGAGCTGCGCGACGTGAGCGCCGGGTATGCCGACGGGCCGGACGTCCTCCACGACGTGTCCATGGTGGTCCCCGCGGGCGAGGTGCACGCCGTCGTCGGACCGACCGGGGCCGGCAAGTCCACGCTGCTGCGACTGCTGCTGCGCTTCACCGATCCGCGCTCGGGGCAGGTCTGTCTCGACGGGCTCGACCTGCGCGAGCTGACCTGGGAAGGGCTGCGCGGACGGATCGGCTACGTGTCCCAGGACGTGTTCCTCTTCGAGGGCACCGTCGCGGACAACATCGCCTACGGCCGTCCCGGGGCCTGCCTCGAGGAGGTCGTGCGGGCGGCGGTCCAGGCGGAGGCGGCCGGCTTCATCGAGGCGATGCCGCACGGCTACGACACCCACGTCGGGGAGCGCGGCGTGACGCTCTCGGGCGGCCAGCGCCAGCGGCTCGCGCTGGCCCGGGCGATCCTGCGCGACCCGGCGGTGCTGATCCTCGACGAGGCCACCTCTGCGGTGGACAACGAGACGGAGGCCGCGATCCAGCGCTCGCTGGCCGAGGTCAGCCAGGGGCGCACCACGGTCATGGTCGCCCACCGGCTCTCCACGGTGCGTCACGCCGACCGGATCTGGGTGCTGGCCGACGGGCGCGTCGTCGAGGCGGGCACCCACGACGAGCTCGTGTCCCGGCCCGGCCCCTACGCCGAGCTGTGGGCGGTGCAGACCGGCACCCAGATCGGCACGATGGCTGACGCGGAGGTCGGCTGAGCCGGACCCGCACCGGGTGACCGGCGCACCCGCCGGCGACACCACATACCCCGGGGAAATCGGGTCGGCGGCCGCGGCCCGAGCACGTAGTCTGGACACCGGACGACCGGTGGTGATCACCGGTGGCGGACGACGGGAGGGACGCGGTGGC
Coding sequences within:
- a CDS encoding TIGR03086 family metal-binding protein, producing MPDTSRPFQVLPAAAARVTDLVRAVPDDRWRRPTPCEGWDVRALVNHLTAEHLWAPRLLAGESLAEVGDDYAGDVLGDDPVAVWHHAVTTSLLAWADVAPEDELREIEVSSGPITLREYADQMLVDLVVHAWDLAAALGLPHLPVAEAVHRATEYERPRTGHGQGIDGLFRPAVPTTSTDPLDRLVAMLGRDPGWGA
- a CDS encoding amidohydrolase family protein, which produces MWIRNVRPWGAELSDLRVEDERIVEVRRSGATDDPGEAGAGAGTRHTDDVDGRGRLLLPSFADVHVHLDSTRLGLPFRPHTGGPGVWTMMLDDRAHWREAEVGIVERVAHTLGLMVARGTTRVRSFAQVDVDAGLERLEAVLSARETHRDRAEVQVIAFPQAGLLREEGSPQVLEDALRAGADVVGGIDPCTLDRDPVRHLDIVFGLAERYGVPVDVHLHEPGDLGRFSADLIIERTLALGMQGNVLISHGYGLWDGTESQTQDLVERFAEADVATATVAPGGRATLPLELMAEHGVRVGLGEDGQRDYWSPYGNADMLDRTWQLAFTHGFRRDELVEHALAVASRGGASVMDRSLPRLSGVGDRPGLAVGDRADLLLVAGDTPTAAVMDRLPDRTVLHRGRVVADQLQLV
- a CDS encoding gluconokinase, coding for MTPPVPDPGPRPLHLVLMGVSGTGKSTIAAALRELLRWDFCEGDDLHPQSNIDKMSRGEALDDEDRWPWLEALVDWTAERERGDRDTILTCSALKRSYRDVLRRGGPGTYFVHLVGDDELLAGRMSVRERHFMPTSLLDSQLETLEHLEKDERGMIVDVVQDPESIARMIVAQVGAVGQRQRS
- a CDS encoding aspartate/glutamate racemase family protein translates to MSPATQGGGAERPLLPGTWAGPVLGVLGGMGSAATVAFLDALVRATPARTDQEHIDSVVLNHATVPDRTARLNDPSQPDPTPYLLGDLQLLARLGADRAVILCNTAHAFLDEEDLPLPLLSIVEVGADAVMAVARASGGERPTVTVLATDGTLASRLYQDALERRGATVRVPGEADQPRVMSMIYDGVKADVPVPTEEFAALVDELGAGSDAVLLGCTELSVLFAQAATEDRPLPDRVVDAQSSLVARVVEDLGPQR
- a CDS encoding carboxylate--amine ligase, whose translation is MSLPDPSARFASTVPFVPVVLGGELATYTLARAFHAELGVRTTVVTRGVPSAVRGSAIIDNVRCPGMDEDEELLACLRRVADERPDHRVLLLGTVDVWVDRIAGLRDRLDERFVVPYPSGALIDRLSDKEGFAALCAELGVAHPVTRAVPADAPEEAVAQLLEGLRPPFVVKAGDSVAFGALLYQGKQKVAYCADLEELLALRRTMTAAGYAGGLVVQERIPGGDEQMRVLTTYSDREGSVRWGRLGHVLLEDHDPAMIGNPLAVVHGTSGTAVAEAARLMEHVGWTGYANFDIKVDPRDGTEYFFELNPRLGRSHAYLTAAGHPVVTPLVREYVEGRDPFDDVRTGPETDDWLYSIVPVPLLRRYVTDPSTRERLTRIRRSGRVLRPLRYAVDGGRERVLAQLKNDVLYTKNFATHYRRPVTS
- a CDS encoding IMPACT family protein, whose translation is MDPAPHRPTSYRTVAAPVVASIEEKRSLFECWLRRAEDEPGARAVVEEARVTHWDARHHCSAFVLGPEGALVRSNDDGEPAGTAGTPMLEVLTGAGLTDVVAVVTRWFGGTLLGTGGLVRAYSDAVRAALAEARVLTRVRVGEVDVRVSHATAGRLEHDLRARGVAVPDVRYGEHVTLRVQVPVAERDELAGLLASLTSGEAELVAGSEAESWLDGPG
- a CDS encoding copper resistance CopC family protein, which codes for MPRPSRLSPSASFPFSLALLLAALLAALLVVPAGSASAHDQLTGTEPTDGATVEQAPGQVVLTFSGEVADVGAQVLVAGPDGETVGEGDPQVSGSEVTQQLRSDLPAGAYEVTWRVTSQDGHPISGTFAFEATETSGATSEAGSSEAGASDAQTSAAASSSAAPTTTGAGAGDDAGITAAPDSSDGAGGLPVWAWVVVILAALGLLGLLARTWTRGRG
- a CDS encoding DUF3073 domain-containing protein, whose amino-acid sequence is MGRGRAKAKQIKVARKLKYSAPDTDLTALERELRGEHGDHSYDSSPTHDDGGDDEDDPYADYSAYGAEDEDEGSWHSRGHG
- a CDS encoding ABC transporter ATP-binding protein, producing MVLAFVLSTCRKVMDVMPELLIGAAIDVVVRGSDSFVATLLGIADRRDQILALAVINAVVWVLESTFDYLAALTWRNLAQQVEHDLRLEAYGHVQGLDMAWHESRATGTTLAVVNDDVNQLERFLDTGVDKLWQLALNVVLVGAVFALSSWTLTLLAFAPIPVIIVGSLWFQRRLEPRYAVVRAAVARISGLVSANLGGMSTIKSFTAEERELERVREASEAYRLANAEAIRASAAFVPLIRMAILVGFTMTLLLGGWMALDGRLELGLYSVLVFMTQRLLWPLTQVGEVLDLYQRAMASVRRILALLDERPVTLPGQRSPASVSGRLELRDVSAGYADGPDVLHDVSMVVPAGEVHAVVGPTGAGKSTLLRLLLRFTDPRSGQVCLDGLDLRELTWEGLRGRIGYVSQDVFLFEGTVADNIAYGRPGACLEEVVRAAVQAEAAGFIEAMPHGYDTHVGERGVTLSGGQRQRLALARAILRDPAVLILDEATSAVDNETEAAIQRSLAEVSQGRTTVMVAHRLSTVRHADRIWVLADGRVVEAGTHDELVSRPGPYAELWAVQTGTQIGTMADAEVG